Proteins encoded within one genomic window of Fusarium musae strain F31 chromosome 4, whole genome shotgun sequence:
- a CDS encoding hypothetical protein (EggNog:ENOG41) translates to MPPPTSPPQPGAKPPQNQPQQAHSMMGYGPPPPHPGPPVAVGPPMSFPSGRELPALGALARSGSSNSSMSISSMLGGPPPAMRESQPPPSHYPPHSGPPVSGPGFATAVHASPRMHSATSKYPPFRRPHTPDHQRPYEPRNSPPGHYPTPEVPRYSTPSAYSRHPSGSADHAREPGRLPPGPPPRPSSQPKYPGMPRPMEMGRPPGPEEAYGRRDEMGRPPPGMEYNPERVGLRPNPYEDRYRAERERMGEVEQRERERRERAYSGSDSGRHSIHPGDYGHREPPRNPLPYGRPPDRDPRDIRDPRDPRDPQNRDPRDSRERDPRDAQWGRPGPDPSYRAPMDHQRHPDYPPGAPYPPHGHSYQGPQGPPPDRYAPSSHPPAQNMPPGPAPYESPDRARMTLIPTQQPQHPHRRPEEGPPPPTIAYNGAHGPGPYDSPRHRNSDDASAPNGQRNLLAIQEMNRKGRISPLPQAVQGAQLQQPGPTGEPGIKSEFGRMFAGIGNGVMGVSSPIASTAMPFTNASLAKREDSENITPDSGTEAGTKTTKGRRRKLKDDDGKGDDDSSGRATPANRGAKRPKTHQHHHHHQYVGLPFSLDFADRNSHPHHHHHHPADSAPLTGTAPFKNFKTGAPPGDKGLPVPHHHHPPRPVHTHQHQPAKQATMNSTPVIPPKSKTIISSKAVLESVADRPRHHLGDFIYDPGLKPGRLVPSTSTHRAFASNPKPLPWDMIKNKENCILTVKVARIHLSSIAREEITSRGYLWGTDVYTDDSDVVAACIHSGWIKGEWAEDVDNAVLDIDQGVTDKRRKKPANSTVDLESEDLITAPPPSGPMPIPAHRDLHVKVLILPRLVKYYSSTRHGISSREFGGDYGHRHSVHDGISYMIKGVRWVENGAQPQARLRGKARRERMRKAMREVKGNFGNINGIDLDKDKEGQLRGGISATWRKKEPESSASKNNETVAEGDKGNESSANDEEDKEKSEEKAQDVDMDDAAETPATEEKTDQ, encoded by the coding sequence ATGCCCCCTCCGACGTCGCCTCCACAACCGGGGGCGAAACCACCGCAaaatcaacctcaacaggcGCACAGCATGATGGGCTACgggcctcctcctccacaccCTGGTCCTCCTGTTGCCGTCGGCCCTCCGATGTCTTTTCCTTCAGGTCGCGAACTTCCTGCCCTCGGCGCGCTGGCGAGGTCAGGGAGCAGTAACAGCTCCATGTCGATATCGTCAATGTTGGGTGGTCCGCCTCCAGCCATGCGCGAATCGCAACCTCCGCCATCGCATTATCCTCCTCATTCTGGGCCACCCGTCTCTGGCCCTGGCTTCGCGACTGCAGTGCATGCTTCACCGCGAATGCACTCTGCAACTTCCAAATACCCGCCATTTCGTCGACCTCATACTCCCGATCATCAGCGACCTTACGAGCCCAGGAACTCACCGCCTGGACACTACCCCACACCTGAAGTCCCGCGCTACAGCACACCGTCTGCCTATTCAAGACACCCCTCAGGCTCTGCAGATCATGCAAGAGAACCTGGCAGGTTACCACCCGGACCTCCTCCAAGGCCGAGCAGCCAGCCTAAGTATCCGGGAATGCCTCGACCGATGGAGATGGGACGGCCTCCAGGACCAGAAGAGGCATACGGacgacgagatgagatgggtcGACCTCCGCCTGGCATGGAATACAACCCCGAAAGAGTTGGATTGCGACCTAACCCGTACGAGGACCGGTATAGGGCAGAACGCGAGCGAATGGGCGAGGTAGAGCAACGTGAACGCGAAAGAAGAGAGCGCGCATACTCTGGCAGCGATTCAGGAAGACACTCGATACATCCCGGCGACTATGGGCACCGCGAACCACCTCGGAATCCTTTGCCGTATGGCCGACCACCAGATCGTGACCCAAGGGACATCAGAGATCCCCGCGACCCTCGTGATCCCCAAAACCGCGATCCTAGAGACAGTCGAGAACGGGACCCAAGAGATGCGCAATGGGGTCGTCCAGGCCCCGACCCTAGCTATCGAGCACCCATGGATCACCAGCGACATCCCGATTATCCCCCAGGCGCGCCTTATCCGCCTCATGGTCACTCTTATCAAGGGCCCCAGGGGCCCCCACCTGATCGATACGCGCCATCCTCACATCCGCCAGCTCAGAATATGCCACCTGGACCAGCACCATACGAGTCCCCAGATCGAGCGCGTATGACTTTAATCCCTAcacaacaaccacaacaCCCTCATCGACGGCCAGAGGAAGGgccgccaccaccaacaattGCGTACAATGGAGCTCATGGCCCTGGGCCATATGACTCCCCACGACATAGGAATAGTGACGATGCCTCAGCCCCGAATGGACAGCGTAACTTGTTAGCCATCCAGGAGATGAACCGAAAGGGTAGAATCTCGCCACTCCCGCAGGCTGTACAAGGCGCGCAACTACAGCAACCCGGACCAACTGGCGAGCCTGGGATCAAGAGCGAATTCGGTCGCATGTTTGCGGGTATTGGCAACGGAGTCATGGGTGTCTCAAGTCCCATCGCATCTACAGCCATGCCCTTCACGAATGCAAGTCTCGCTAAGCGCGAGGACTCGGAGAACATAACACCCGATTCAGGTACAGAGGCAGgaaccaagaccaccaaagGCAGAAGGAGAAAGCTGAAGGACGATGACGGAAAGGGCGATGATGACAGCTCAGGACGAGCGACTCCAGCAAACAGGGGGGCAAAGCGTCCCAAGACTCAccagcatcaccatcaccatcagtaCGTTGGCTTGCCGTTTTCTCTTGATTTCGCTGACCGTAATAGTCATccgcatcaccaccatcatcatccagcCGACTCTGCGCCATTAACTGGTACCGCGCCTttcaagaacttcaagaCTGGTGCTCCTCCTGGCGACAAAGGCCTACCTgttcctcatcaccatcaccctCCTCGACCTGTGCACAcacaccagcaccagccagCGAAACAAGCCACGATGAACTCGACCCCGGTCATTCCCCCGAAATCAAAAACAATTATATCCTCAAAGGCTGTGTTGGAATCTGTCGCAGACCGACCCAGGCACCATCTTGGAGATTTCATCTACGATCCGGGACTGAAACCAGGGCGATTAGTGCCAAGTACCTCTACACATCGAGCTTTTGCTTCCAACCCGAAACCATTGCCATGGGATATGATTAAGAACAAGGAGAATTGTATCCTGACAGTCAAGGTTGCAAGGATTCATCTCTCTTCCATTgcaagagaagagataaCTTCACGAGGATATCTATGGGGCACTGACGTTTATACCGACGATTCTGATGTTGTTGCGGCGTGCATCCACAGTGGTTGGATCAAGGGAGAATGGGCCGAGGACGTTGACAACGCGGTCTTGGACATTGATCAAGGAGTCACCGATAAGCGACGTAAGAAGCCAGCGAACTCGACCGTCGACCTCGAATCTGAAGACCTTATCACGGCCCCTCCCCCCAGCGGCCCCATGCCGATTCCCGCGCATCGGGACCTGCACGTCAAAGTTCTGATCCTTCCTCGATTGGTCAAATACTATTCTTCTACGCGACATGGGATCTCTAGCCGAGAATTTGGTGGAGACTACGGCCATCGCCACTCGGTGCACGACGGCATCAGTTATATGATCAAGGGTGTACGATGGGTTGAGAACGGTGCACAACCACAGGCTCGACTTCGGGGCAAAGCTCGACGTGAGCGCATGCGTAAAGCTATGCGAGAGGTGAAAGGAAATTTTGGCAATATCAACGGCATTGATCTCGACAAAGATAAAGAGGGACAACTAAGAGGAGGAATATCCGCCACATGGAGAAAAAAGGAGCCCGAGTCATCCGCATCGAAGAATAATGAAACCGTAGCAGAAGGCGACAAGGGGAATGAGTCATCTGCaaacgacgaagaagacaaagaaaagagcgaGGAAAAGGCCCAGGACGTGGACATGGATGATGCCGCCGAAACTCCAGCCACAGAGGAGAAGACAGATCAATGA
- a CDS encoding hypothetical protein (EggNog:ENOG41~BUSCO:EOG09265K4K), with protein MSRLLPRRIPLTPLRTTRLSSTFQTRPSPPKLPADQQAEFERLQRAASVSSAFQPEEASSAATTPASSQVRHTTTPEKTDDVNVGLFRGAPPEFEGDTNPKTGEVGGPKNEPLRWGGEGDWSYNGRVTDF; from the coding sequence ATGTCACGCCTTCTCCCCCGACGCATTCCCCTAACCCCCCTCCGCACAACTCgcctctcctcaaccttccaGACCCGcccctcaccaccaaaactCCCCGCCGACCAACAAGCCGAATTCGAGCGTCTCCAGCGCGCAGCCTCCGTGTCATCTGCCTTCCAGCCCGAAGAAGCATCATCCGCTGCCACTACGCCTGCTTCGTCGCAGGTCCGTCACACGACCACGCCCGAAAAGACGGATGATGTGAATGTTGGCTTGTTCCGTGGTGCGCCGCCTGAGTTTGAGGGTGATACGAATCCCAAGACCGGAGAGGTTGGAGGCCCAAAGAATGAGCCCCTGAGATGGGGCGGAGAGGGCGATTGGTCTTACAATGGACGAGTTACGGATTTCTAA
- a CDS encoding hypothetical protein (EggNog:ENOG41) produces the protein MKQAMLVAAVCEFSGSVSVGSRVADTIRTKIVDPHHYDSSPGVLLLVMMCTIMASSLFLTFATRQGLPVSTTHSLIGGLVGAATASIGITKINWGWHGVSQIFAAWIIAPLIAGCMGFMLFMFTKKFILTKQTAVRRAFYSIPFYTYLTVGALTMLLVWKGIHTINLSTRDIVISVFATATGMTLLQIFFLLPFLWTRIMHEDWTLKWYHVFQGPLLLWRSPPPPTPAGFTKPRIRDYYQGHLTQEELNHLRTSETLLQSIQTPDGQLPDLDRDDEWILPPPAQTPPKTPPGRFEPRASSEFIPPRPDGPWSSPKVMAWKVNRVLLRGLEKDVVAMQKRNNILNWDLEAMHARSAHYDNRAEYMYSALQILTAATASFVHGANDVSNAVAPFTTAYQVWSSGEIPEFVAIPIWILVVGGACIVVGLLTYGYHVMRTLGNRLTLISPSRGFCMELASAITVLMATRLSLPVSTTQCITGATVGVGLANGDWRCINPKLVLWIYMGWLITLPVTGVISGCLMALIINAPRWDG, from the coding sequence ATGAAGCAAGCAATGCTCGTAGCAGCAGTTTGCGAGTTCAGTGGCAGTGTATCAGTCGGGTCTCGAGTAGCGGATACCATCCGAACAAAGATCGTCGACCCTCATCACTACGACAGTTCGCCTGGCGTCCTACTGCTTGTCATGATGTGCACTATCATGGCATCTTCGCTCTTCCTCACATTTGCGACTCGGCAAGGATTACCCGTCTCGACGACACATTCACTTATCGGAGGACTCGTTGGAGCAGCTACGGCGTCGATAGGTATCACGAAGATCAATTGGGGATGGCATGGCGTGTCGCAGATCTTTGCGGCGTGGATCATTGCGCCATTGATCGCGGGCTGTATGGGATTTATGCTGTTCATGTTCACCAAGAAGTTCATCTTGACGAAACAAACAGCTGTTAGGAGGGCATTCTACTCCATCCCGTTCTATACCTACTTGACAGTAGGTGCACTCACGATGCTTCTCGTCTGGAAAGGGATTCATACTATCAACTTATCTACTCGAGATATCGTCATCTCGGTCTTTGCTACAGCTACCGGAATGACTCTCCTCCAGATCTTTTTTCTGCTCCCCTTTCTATGGACGAGAATCATGCACGAGGATTGGACTCTCAAATGGTACCATGTCTTTCAAGGACCGCTTCTCCTCTGGCGATCACCACCTCCGCCGACTCCAGCTGGATTCACCAAGCCTCGCATCAGAGACTACTACCAGGGACATCTCACACAGGAGGAACTCAACCATCTACGTACCTCCGAGACTCTCCTTCAATCGATTCAGACGCCAGACGGCCAGTTACCCGACCTGGATCGCGACGATGAATGGATTCTCCCACCGCCAGCTCAGACACCCCCCAAAACACCCCCAGGCCGCTTCGAGCCTCGTGCTTCGTCAGAATTTATACCTCCACGACCCGACGGCCCATGGAGCAGTCCAAAAGTAATGGCATGGAAAGTGAACCGGGTACTACTCCGCGGACTGGAGAAGGACGTCGTGGCCATGCAGAAGCGAAACAATATCCTCAACTGGGACTTGGAAGCCATGCACGCTCGATCAGCGCACTACGACAACCGTGCAGAGTACATGTATTCCGCTCTCCAGATCCTCACCGCCGCAACAGCATCTTTCGTCCACGGCGCAAACGACGTCAGCAACGCAGTCGCCCCGTTCACAACAGCATACCAAGTGTGGTCCAGCGGAGAAATCCCCGAATTCGTCGCCATACCGATCTGGATCCTCGTGGTAGGCGGTGCATGCATCGTGGTAGGATTATTGACCTACGGCTACCACGTCATGCGGACGCTAGGCAATCGTTTGACACTCATCTCGCCAAGTCGCGGTTTCTGCATGGAGCTTGCGAGTGCAATCACTGTGCTCATGGCGACGAGGCTGTCTTTACCCGTGTCTACTACGCAGTGCATTACGGGCGCTACGGTGGGCGTTGGGCTGGCCAATGGGGATTGGAGATGTATCAATCCGAAGCTTGTGCTTTGGATTTACATGGGTTGGTTAATTACGTTGCCTGTGACGGGAGTCATTTCGGGCTGTTTGATGGCATTGATCATCAATGCGCCGAGGTGGGACGGGTGA
- a CDS encoding hypothetical protein (EggNog:ENOG41), giving the protein MTLNRVAPEILLEISNHVDHGDLRKLCAVSHRLMSTFEHQIYSTIDLNETSHSGSALLALASGPRRDIVREIRYRPHHPWPARDRRHRPEIKLSEETRTALQSLNSFPSLDKFQFDLSHWELSEWALSPQCLNRWEFHLWHGKHDTEPWRVLIEESLLALSKSAGSFSQLEIDSLPPTGRETYRACESETWKDLLRSLTSFEVTLAGVGHTGHGGSYIYGKMTSAHQAFITLFPEMFLKNLHNVQVLRLTGKANAVMGNEQLIEPINWACPSINLPCLTTLELEYSQVSSQLVVFLSKHAGTLEKISLRHCIAPAKQIWINIINLFLNTQPKQLLEFTTTVLPVHKRIGDPFSDHLDGSDVKMRRFVVGLAKHDIAPVEEWDAVGDSDPELDESDVCKLWDQLEEMLERNRCHARCLLQEASRSTVVNKQS; this is encoded by the coding sequence ATGACACTCAATCGAGTTGCGCCCGAGATTCTTCTCGAAATCTCTAACCACGTCGATCATGGAGATCTGCGAAAACTTTGCGCCGTATCTCATCGTCTAATGTCAACATTTGAGCATCAAATCTACTCAACCATTGACTTGAACGAAACTTCACATTCAGGAAGTGCTTTGCTGGCTCTCGCATCTGGACCTCGAAGGGATATCGTTCGTGAAATTCGATACAggcctcatcatccttggcctGCTCGAGACAGGAGGCACAGGCCTGAGATCAAACTCAGTGAAGAAACTCGAACAGCGCTACAATCTCTCAactctttcccttctttggACAAATTTCAGTTCGACTTGAGTCACTGGGAGTTATCAGAATGGGCTCTGTCACCACAGTGTCTGAACCGTTGGGAATTTCATCTATGGCACGGAAAACACGATACAGAGCCTTGGAGAGTTCTTATCGAAGAGAGTCTTTTGGCGCTGAGCAAAAGTGCCGGCTCTTTTTCTCAGCTCGAGATCGATAGTCTTCCGCCAACTGGACGAGAAACATATCGTGCATGCGAGTCAGAAACATGGAAGGATCTTCTCAGAAGCCTAACCTCGTTCGAGGTGACACTTGCTGGTGTCGGGCACACGGGACATGGCGGGAGCTACATATATGGAAAGATGACTTCAGCACACCAAGCATTCATAACCCTCTTCCCAGAGATGTTTCTGAAGAATCTGCATAATGTTCAGGTCTTGCGACTCACTGGGAAGGCGAATGCAGTCATGGGAAATGAGCAACTCATAGAACCCATAAACTGGGCATGTCCGTCTATCAATCTACCGTGTCTGACAACATTAGAGCTGGAGTACTCTCAGGTCTCTAGCCAGCTCGTTGTCTTTCTTTCCAAACATGCAGGGACACTCGAGAAGATTAGTCTGCGGCACTGTATAGCCCCAGCCAAGCAAATCTGGATCaatatcatcaacctcttcctcaacacaCAGCCCAAACAACTACTTGAATTTACGACCACAGTACTTCCAGTGCATAAACGCATTGGAGACCCCTTTTCTGATCATTTAGACGGGTCGGATGTCAAAATGAGGAGATTCGTGGTTGGATTGGCGAAGCACGACATTGCACCCGTGGAGGAGTGGGACGCTGTGGGTGATAGTGATCCAGAACTTGACGAGTCTGATGTTTGCAAGTTGTGGGATCAACTTGAAGAGATGTTGGAGCGGAATAGGTGCCATGCACGATGCTTGCTTCAGGAAGCTAGCCGTAGCACGGTTGTGAACAAACAATCATGA